Proteins from one Robertmurraya sp. FSL R5-0851 genomic window:
- a CDS encoding DnaA N-terminal domain-containing protein yields the protein MEDENLNLKGKKDKLEYFRLIDNGNLSPRLKLVKEEKEENLVTLTYWVPEQDKVIYNEDEVRKFSLDSYGENIPYIDGELTIFNNYLFDFWSYYLNAEGLALYGHLKRFAYGSKDFCYPNFELISLKMDKSRPTIHNYLDILERYGFSYKFGVYNRSREGVEEGPIFKIRKKVPLLTEALIYGNPDIEIPEDAPAHIKKALKKEKKGLPERLRKEHEKYVDSMIKNNEKVSIENKIDFEEIYKQWQKYGELIKASRKETAAALDQSTTLQVSMDKSETMILKHINHYVLQKISKPSFETFFKDVQLQVNNGQQSIYIIAPNEFARDWLQQKYDYLIKEALSDYDIDIETIEYKSLSTSV from the coding sequence ATGGAAGATGAAAATCTCAATTTAAAGGGGAAAAAAGACAAACTTGAATACTTTAGATTGATTGATAACGGTAATCTATCCCCCAGACTAAAGCTTGTAAAAGAGGAAAAAGAGGAAAACTTAGTAACCCTTACTTATTGGGTTCCTGAGCAAGATAAGGTTATTTATAATGAAGATGAAGTTCGAAAGTTCTCACTAGATTCATATGGTGAAAACATCCCTTACATAGATGGGGAATTAACCATCTTTAATAATTATTTATTTGATTTTTGGTCCTATTACCTAAATGCAGAAGGACTAGCGCTTTACGGTCATTTAAAGCGGTTTGCATATGGTTCAAAAGATTTCTGTTACCCTAATTTCGAACTAATTAGCTTAAAAATGGATAAGTCTCGACCTACCATTCATAACTACTTAGATATATTAGAAAGATACGGTTTTTCATATAAATTCGGAGTGTATAATCGCTCAAGAGAGGGTGTAGAGGAAGGACCGATCTTTAAAATCAGAAAAAAAGTTCCTTTGCTAACAGAAGCACTTATATATGGTAATCCTGATATTGAGATACCAGAAGATGCCCCAGCACATATTAAAAAGGCTCTTAAAAAGGAGAAAAAGGGTTTACCCGAACGTCTCCGAAAAGAACATGAAAAATACGTTGATTCCATGATTAAGAATAACGAAAAGGTTTCTATTGAAAACAAAATTGATTTTGAAGAAATATATAAGCAATGGCAGAAATACGGGGAACTTATTAAAGCCTCTAGAAAGGAAACTGCTGCCGCATTAGATCAAAGTACTACGCTTCAAGTATCCATGGATAAATCCGAAACGATGATATTAAAACATATTAATCATTATGTGTTACAGAAGATCTCTAAGCCTTCTTTTGAGACCTTTTTCAAAGATGTTCAACTTCAAGTAAACAATGGTCAACAATCAATTTATATAATTGCACCAAATGAATTTGCTAGAGATTGGTTACAGCAAAAGTATGACTATTTAATTAAAGAAGCATTGTCGGACTATGACATAGACATTGAAACTATTGAATATAAATCATTAAGTACCTCTGTATAA
- a CDS encoding ArdC family protein gives MKKSTRWKKYDGPSLEERVEELVSILDEGVKNFTYSPEDYKAILEMKALMPNYSFRNLMVAKAQYPNASFIASFKHWSDLGRKVKKGSKAIRIFKPNFKKVDKKDENGSSTEDYQLVGFGTVPVFAYEQTEGDALPIDMVRIKLEGDCPEAREIIKCAEEIALIDDCPVTYGDADGANGYYRPYTHEIVVSDTLSINHRCKTLVHELVHSRVHRYDTKSSSSEKEVVAEGSAFVVCSFFGLDTSDYSFRYVKSWKKNDDDSLVKYGSQISDISGKIINEFRALMEGQEGQLQQSA, from the coding sequence ATGAAAAAGAGTACTAGGTGGAAGAAGTATGATGGACCAAGTTTGGAAGAAAGAGTTGAAGAACTTGTGTCGATCCTAGATGAAGGAGTGAAGAACTTTACGTATTCACCCGAAGATTACAAAGCAATTCTTGAAATGAAGGCACTCATGCCTAATTATTCTTTCAGGAACCTTATGGTGGCAAAGGCTCAATACCCCAATGCTAGTTTTATAGCATCTTTTAAGCATTGGAGTGATTTAGGACGAAAAGTTAAAAAGGGTTCAAAAGCCATTAGAATCTTCAAACCCAACTTCAAGAAGGTTGATAAAAAAGATGAAAATGGTTCGTCCACAGAGGATTATCAGCTAGTCGGTTTCGGTACCGTTCCTGTTTTTGCCTATGAGCAGACAGAGGGTGACGCACTTCCAATTGACATGGTACGCATTAAGCTTGAGGGTGATTGTCCAGAGGCACGAGAAATTATCAAGTGCGCTGAAGAAATTGCTTTAATAGATGATTGTCCTGTAACTTATGGTGATGCGGATGGTGCTAATGGTTATTATCGACCATATACCCACGAAATCGTTGTTAGCGACACGCTTAGTATTAATCACCGTTGTAAAACACTTGTACATGAACTAGTACACTCAAGAGTCCATAGGTATGACACAAAATCCTCTTCTAGTGAAAAAGAAGTAGTTGCTGAAGGTTCTGCATTTGTTGTTTGTTCGTTCTTTGGTCTCGATACATCTGACTATTCTTTCCGTTACGTTAAGTCATGGAAAAAGAACGATGATGACTCCCTTGTTAAATACGGATCCCAGATATCAGATATCTCAGGAAAAATAATTAACGAGTTTAGAGCCTTGATGGAAGGACAGGAAGGACAACTTCAACAGTCAGCTTAG
- a CDS encoding site-specific integrase has product MKPTDFAKHLTEFLSVYLPSQKNVSRNTIQSYRDTFKLLIKYCQEKKNIRAERITLDILSSETLIGFLGWLEKVRKCSISTRNQRLSAIHSFFRYVQAEEPSGLFHFQKVIAIPSKKAEKTVVEHLSPEAMKLLLEQPERGCIKGRRDLTLMSVLYDTGARVQELIDIKVRDVILENPAVIVLTGKGNKTRRVPLLKNSVSLLERYIIENNLDKPWKNEYPLFTNNQQNKLTKEGIAYIITKYVELARRTSTLVPSKVKPHMFRHSKAMHLLQAGVNLIYIRDFLGHVDIKTTEIYARIDTETKRKAIENVYPDLIDSTLPDWNKDQALLTWLSELK; this is encoded by the coding sequence ATGAAACCAACTGATTTTGCGAAGCACCTTACGGAATTTCTTTCGGTGTACCTTCCGTCACAGAAAAATGTCAGTAGGAATACCATTCAATCATATCGTGATACATTTAAACTTTTGATAAAGTATTGCCAAGAAAAGAAAAACATTCGAGCAGAAAGGATTACTTTAGATATTCTTTCAAGTGAAACGCTTATTGGCTTTCTGGGCTGGCTAGAAAAGGTTAGAAAATGTAGCATCTCTACTAGAAATCAGAGGCTTTCAGCGATTCATTCCTTTTTTCGTTATGTTCAGGCCGAAGAACCTTCCGGTCTTTTCCATTTTCAAAAAGTAATCGCAATCCCCTCCAAAAAGGCAGAGAAAACTGTGGTGGAGCATCTGTCACCAGAGGCTATGAAACTACTTCTAGAACAGCCCGAAAGGGGCTGCATTAAGGGTCGACGTGACCTTACATTGATGAGTGTTCTGTATGATACTGGCGCAAGGGTGCAGGAACTAATTGATATAAAAGTAAGGGATGTAATCTTAGAAAATCCGGCAGTGATTGTATTAACAGGAAAAGGAAATAAGACAAGGCGAGTTCCTCTTTTGAAAAATTCCGTATCATTATTGGAACGCTATATTATCGAAAATAATCTGGATAAACCATGGAAAAATGAATATCCTCTCTTTACAAATAATCAGCAAAACAAGCTTACTAAGGAAGGGATTGCCTATATAATAACAAAATATGTTGAATTAGCTAGGAGAACATCAACCCTAGTTCCTTCGAAAGTGAAACCCCATATGTTTCGTCACTCGAAGGCAATGCATTTACTACAAGCAGGAGTAAATCTCATATACATACGTGATTTTCTTGGACATGTAGATATAAAGACGACAGAAATTTACGCCAGAATAGATACTGAGACGAAAAGAAAGGCAATTGAAAATGTTTACCCTGATTTGATTGATAGCACTCTTCCCGACTGGAATAAGGATCAGGCATTGCTTACTTGGCTTTCCGAATTAAAGTAG
- a CDS encoding tyrosine-type recombinase/integrase has translation MSEIIYKGPFKSHIQAHVGLKKAIGYKYDRDSRDLNRFDSFTMEKYPQATELTKEIVLDWCSKKTYEAQANLCSRASVIRQFGKYLDSIGVKAYIIPKGYFPTEEQYVPYIYSFDELERFFAETEKCKYCSECPHRHLIMPVFFRMIYMCGLRVSEARLLKVADVDLENGILTINQSKKDNSRLVPMSVSLTERCRIYSKMVHPYPSAEDYYFPALDNRPMTTGNVYKNFRRFLWSAGISHGGRGNGPRIHDFRHSYSVHCLKKWVDEEKDLTVYLPVLKTYLGHDSFKETAYYLRLTADVFPSITLRLETRYPGMIPQLDGDNDETN, from the coding sequence ATGAGTGAAATCATATATAAAGGCCCTTTTAAAAGTCATATCCAAGCTCATGTGGGACTGAAAAAGGCTATTGGATATAAATATGATAGGGATTCACGTGATTTAAATCGATTTGACAGTTTTACAATGGAAAAGTATCCCCAAGCCACTGAACTTACTAAAGAAATCGTATTAGACTGGTGTAGTAAAAAAACTTACGAGGCACAAGCAAATTTATGTTCACGCGCATCAGTCATCCGCCAGTTTGGGAAATATCTGGATTCCATTGGAGTTAAAGCATATATCATCCCCAAGGGATACTTTCCTACGGAGGAACAATATGTACCGTATATTTATTCTTTTGATGAACTAGAAAGGTTTTTTGCTGAAACGGAAAAATGCAAGTACTGTTCCGAATGTCCACACAGACATCTGATTATGCCCGTGTTCTTTCGTATGATTTATATGTGCGGTTTAAGGGTATCCGAGGCAAGGCTTCTCAAAGTAGCTGACGTTGACCTTGAAAATGGTATTCTGACTATAAATCAATCTAAAAAAGATAACAGCAGGTTGGTACCAATGTCGGTGTCCCTTACGGAACGTTGTCGGATTTATTCGAAAATGGTACATCCTTATCCAAGTGCCGAAGATTATTACTTTCCTGCGCTTGATAACAGACCGATGACGACCGGAAATGTCTATAAAAATTTCCGTAGGTTTTTATGGAGTGCTGGAATTTCACATGGTGGAAGAGGAAATGGTCCTCGTATCCACGACTTTCGCCACTCTTATTCAGTTCATTGTCTGAAAAAATGGGTTGATGAAGAAAAGGATTTAACGGTATATCTTCCAGTACTTAAAACGTATTTGGGTCACGATTCCTTTAAAGAAACTGCTTATTATCTGCGCTTGACTGCGGATGTGTTTCCATCTATTACATTAAGGCTTGAAACGCGGTATCCGGGAATGATTCCTCAATTAGATGGTGATAACGATGAAACCAACTGA